The genomic interval CATAAATCGATGCTTAGCATATTCCCAGACAGACATTGACTTTGAGCAATGTGTAACTGAACTTTATGATAAGCTTGGCAATTGTTTGCAACGTTACTTTCTAGAATCAAGTGCATTTAAAAGATTAATCTGTAACCTCAATGATCAAGTGAGTGGAATACTGACCAATCTTTCTCATTAAGCATCCGCCCTGTTGTACCTTCTGTCCATGACAACTGAAAGCACAAGTGAATCCGAAGAATCAATAAATGATAGACATGCTTGATTACGACCTTCGGTAATACCCTGTAGTATAGCCCAGCTGCACTGCTGATAAGAAAACCGTTGGCATTGGCACATATTAACTCAATCGAGAATGAGATGACAGATCGCGAAGATGCAGGTCAGGTTCGCATTGAGTGCGTAATTGTCTGGagagtttataaataaattggttCCTTGTGACCACCGATACCTGGTCTTAAAATGGTACCGCTGTTACGGATTTTTCCACACCCAAGAcgaattttaattggaataAATTATGCCCGTGCGAACACCTGTAATTGTGGAGTTCGGGCAGACCTTTGGAATTTGGCAGGCAGACAGGGCGGAAGCTGGTTTCGTTTCTGCCAGTCATGAATTCTTCTCAAGCCTGTCATTTCTCATCTACGGTAGCTTTCCGCTGTGGCTGCcatgaaaattattaaaaatgtttaactgGATTCTCAGCTGTTCTGAGCCATGTTTGCCCATTCAATGAAAGTGATTTTCCCAGTTCACTACGCTCGACCATTAAAAAtgaaacttgatttatttagttttatgtCATTCCCAATCTTGATTATTTCATCTGTCTTATAAGCAAATCCGACAAATCCGAGATAAACCAGAAACGCAAGCTTTCATACGTAGTAGTTGGAATATATTAGTTTATTGTTCTATGACTCATTTAGCcattgaatattttacatGATGTTTAGCATATTTCATTCTTAATACTATTACATTCAATGTGTATTTTACTCAAGTTATTTCCATTATTATTCTATTTTTAGGGCGCGTAAGCGGAGAACGTCGAATTCTGAATGGAGTGAGCGGCAGTTTCCGGAATGGCCAACTATCGGCAATCATGGGACCCTCAGGAGCCGGAAAAAGCAGTTTGCTTAATGCGATTTCGGGTTTCAGGTGAGAACAATCAGCCAAACCAGACTCGACTGCATTCGGCGTTATGTTTTAAGtgtaacaaaacaaaagccataTAAACCTAACCGGTTCTATGTTTCACTGAAAGACTGACGATTAAATGCGGACTTTATTCCGACTCAAATGCGAAATAACTACGGGGTTCTGTAGATTTTGGGAGGGGGACTTTCGATAAGCATAAGTAAACAAACATCTCCAGTATTATGAATTCATTCTGGACCAAAACAGACTTTGCCTTCAAAATAAATGTCGTAGATTTGCATGAATCAGATGCTTCCTCAAAATACAGCGGAAATTTACAGAATTAGCTTCATAATCTGCAAAGTCACGAAACGATGTTTTCGAAATAATGATGTTGGAAAGGTTGATTCGCTTGGAGATCATGTTCGCATCATGCTTGTcgtaaaatttgtttataaccGGAAAAAGGGGAACGATAAGAAAAAAGCAATAATGGGAAATAAATTTCTTTGTTAGatgtaaaataaatagctCGATCTAACTTTTAATGACTTTCAGACGCGACGGAGTCACAGGGAACATCAAGATGAAGAGGGACAACGCCTGCTACATCACGCAGGACGACCACCACCAGACCCTGCTGACAGTGGAGGAGCTAATGAATCTCGCCTGCGATCTCAAGCTGAAGAATCGCCACAAAAAGGCCGAAATCATGACAGACATCCTGGAGAATCTGCACTTGAATCACCGCCGCAATGTGACGGCGGAAAAGCTGAGTGGCGGCGAGCGGAAGCGATTGTCCATCGCCCTGGAGCTGGTGGACAATCCCAACATCTTCTTCCTGGACGAACCAACCAGTGGGCTGGACGAGGTGACGGCGGCTCAGTGCATCCGAATGCTGCAGGCGATGGCCCAAGAGGGTCGCACCATCGTTTGCACCATCCACCAGCCTTCGGCCACGATATACAACTACTTTGATAGCATCTACGTCCTGGCCAAGGGCCAGTGTGTCTACCAAGGCAGTCCCAGAGCAACCATTCCCTTCCTGCGACTGGCGCAGCTCGACTGCCCCAGGCACTACAGTCCCTCGGATTACAGTGAGTTTTGCCACCTAATTTCCTAAGAGAGATTAAAAGGATTACATCATTGTTGCAGTTATTGAGCTGGTGGATGCCGAGGATGGACACCTGGTGCCGGCACTCAGCGACCTAACCGAGAATGGAAAGCTGATCTACGTGGCCAGTCAGTCGGATCAATTGGCGCCTCAGCAGGCGGTCACCACGATGTTCTTGGAGCAACAGAAGCGTCCATTTCTGCCCGCCTTCTTCGCCGGCAGTGCCGCCTCCACGGATGGAACGCTGATTGGAGGTACCAGTGCTCTGCTGGAGCAGGTGAAGGCCTTCTCGAAACGTCTCCACACGGATCGGCGGGATATATCTGGGCTGCGTCAGTTTATAGTCCTCATGCGGGTTATGCTTCTAAGGATAACTCGTGCTCGTTTGGCCCTGACAATCCAGCTGTTTCATCACCTGTTGTGCGGCCTGTTCTTTGGCCTCATATTCTTCCAACTGGGCAACCAAGGTGGCCGGATGTTCGATCATCTGAAATTTTGCATCGGCGCCGTCCTCATGATCGTGTACACCCAGGTGATGGTGCCCATTCTGAGCTGtaagtgttttctttttctattttgtacTGTGTGTATAATTGATCCTGAAATTATCCTGCAGATCCCGCTGAGGTGAAGGTGGTCAAGAAGGAGACCTTCAATCGTTGGTACACCCTTACGCCGTACTACATGGCGCTCACAGTGTCGCGACTACCACTCCAAGTGCTACTCAACATCACCTTCATGGCGGTCACGTACTGGATGTCCGGCTTGCCCCAACAGTTCTGGCgctttggcatttttgtggcTGTGGGCTTGATGATCTCCTTGGTGGCCGAGGGCATGGGCCTGGCCATTGGAGCCACCTTCAGCATCACGGTGAGTTTCCTAACCGCATCTGAGGTATACTTTTGGGCTAAAACAATTCACTATGATTGCAGAATGGCAGTGTGGTGGGTCCGATGATCATAGCTCCTCTGATGGGACTGGCGGTCTACGGCTTCGACTTTGCACCGCAGATATCCGGCGGAATGCAACTGCTGATGAAGTTCAGCTATGTGCGTGTGGGCGTAGTGTCTCTGGTTTTGGCCGTCTTCGGATTTCAGCGAGAGGAACTCGACTGCGATGCGATATACTGTCATTTTAGCGATCCACGCGTGCTGCTCAAATTTTTGGATGTGGAGAAGGTGTCGATGTTGCATCAGTTCGGATTGCTGGCCATGCTGATGCTGTTTTTCCGGGTGATGATGTACATCAGCCTGCGAAAGCGATGCTCTGCCTGATTTTCGTAAGCAATACTCCAGATGAATCTTATCCCTAGCTTTAGGCAATGTCAATGCTGTGATGTTCGATTTTAAACAGACAGATAGATACTTCCTGTACATACTTATGCACCATTCCCCTGAAAAGAACAAAGGTTAACATAGACATAAGATAGCTTAAGTTAGGATATAGTTCACACACACGAATGCCTTCAAAAGCCAAATTATCTGCATAGTACATAAAGGAAATAAAAGGAACAAATCAATTGAGATTGGccaaatgtatataataacATTTTCGGTAAAATCAAAATGACACGACAATCCCCAAGTTGTTTGCAGACAGGAGGCGAGcaaattttttacattttttgtggTTAAAGTAATATCAATTCGAATTGTGAAGAATAAAACCGATGTTTTGACAATTCAAGATTTATCAGCCTTGTATATTTATTGTGCGGCACCAGCGCTGTTTTTTTGACCATCCTCCAGAGTAAGATCTCGAATGGCTTTAAGCAGATCGAAGTACAACGTACTTCGCCAAATTACTCTGTCTAACGCAGGCTCCAGCATGGATTCTATGCCAGAACTCATTGAGGTTGGAAGGTTCTTGTGCAAATACGTTTTCATTTCCAAAAATTCAGCTTTGGTAGTCATCGCATTGATAAATGGACTCAGAATCGATTTAAGATCCTTGCTGGAGATGTTGATATGGTTAGTTTTTTGAAGTCATCTTAGTAGTTTTTGAATACTCACCGGAGCAGGATTTCCTCGGTGTTGTCGATGAGAAACTGTTTGCCCACAAAGTAGCCCAACGAGGATCGCAATACGGCGCTCAGGAGGTCGGCTGTCAGCGTGCTTGGAACCTTTTCTGGATCTAGGGCCCAGCTGAGCAGCTTCTGCATTGCCCAATACTCCGTGGTGCAGCTGAGGGAGTTCAGCAGGATGCGCTTCTCTTTCTCATTCTCGGCCTCGAAGTACATGTCCCGCACCATTATCCAATGTTCCTCCAAGCCGTTGCGAATGCCCCTGCAGAGCACCGTTCCCCGAATCTCCTCCGGAATGGAGGAGCTGGACTTCTGCTCCATCGCCGACTGAAATCGCTCTTGTGCGTCCGTTAGGCATTCCTTGATTTCGAACTGACACGCCGGAAGGTATAAAAGCGCCGACAATGACAAATCCGTTTTAGTTTCGCTTTTCGTGGTGTCCGGAGATATTGTGGATGGTGTTTCCGGGGATATTTCGGGGGTCGGTGTTTCCCAGGATATTTCGGAGGTCAGTGTTTCCGGGGATACTGTGAAGGTCGCTGTTTCCGAACTTGTTCTGGCCTTGGGAGTTTGGGTTGGGAGGGACTTCAATGTTGCTTTGAAAGCTGGCTCAATAAGTTTTTTCATGAAAAGCTAAAAGGGCGAGGTATAGATTAAAAATGACGTCGGATTTGGTAAGACCCACCTTAAAGATGCGAAAGCCCGTAGTCAATCTCATGATGCTCTGTACGTTCTCCAAATGGAAAAGAGCTGTTTCCCAAACCACAGCACTGGTCTCCTTCGAAAGATATGAGATCAGGTTTAAGGTGGCTTCATA from Drosophila yakuba strain Tai18E2 chromosome 3L, Prin_Dyak_Tai18E2_2.1, whole genome shotgun sequence carries:
- the LOC6533750 gene encoding ATP-binding cassette sub-family G member 1; the protein is MDQSQNLLAKQSKDVEFQDVYYTVKERKNFWRVSGERRILNGVSGSFRNGQLSAIMGPSGAGKSSLLNAISGFRRDGVTGNIKMKRDNACYITQDDHHQTLLTVEELMNLACDLKLKNRHKKAEIMTDILENLHLNHRRNVTAEKLSGGERKRLSIALELVDNPNIFFLDEPTSGLDEVTAAQCIRMLQAMAQEGRTIVCTIHQPSATIYNYFDSIYVLAKGQCVYQGSPRATIPFLRLAQLDCPRHYSPSDYIIELVDAEDGHLVPALSDLTENGKLIYVASQSDQLAPQQAVTTMFLEQQKRPFLPAFFAGSAASTDGTLIGGTSALLEQVKAFSKRLHTDRRDISGLRQFIVLMRVMLLRITRARLALTIQLFHHLLCGLFFGLIFFQLGNQGGRMFDHLKFCIGAVLMIVYTQVMVPILSYPAEVKVVKKETFNRWYTLTPYYMALTVSRLPLQVLLNITFMAVTYWMSGLPQQFWRFGIFVAVGLMISLVAEGMGLAIGATFSITNGSVVGPMIIAPLMGLAVYGFDFAPQISGGMQLLMKFSYVRVGVVSLVLAVFGFQREELDCDAIYCHFSDPRVLLKFLDVEKVSMLHQFGLLAMLMLFFRVMMYISLRKRCSA